Proteins from one Gilliamella sp. ESL0443 genomic window:
- the folP gene encoding dihydropteroate synthase, which produces MEIRFNNQIMDLSFPQVMGIVNMTPDSFSDGGNYNNLDDAMRRVDNMIQAGATFIDIGGESTRPGAAFVSVEEELDRVVPLVEKVARYFDVWISVDTSKPQVMTESAKAGAHLINDIRALTESGAVEAAAQTGLPVCIMHMQGDPQTMQNAPHYQQDIYQEVDQFFAHHINRCINAGIEREKIILDPGFGFGKTLAHNYRLLATLEKFHHFHLPLLVGMSRKSMIGQVLNVSPKERMLGSVSCAVIAAMKGAQIIRVHDVKETFDALRIVQATLAEQE; this is translated from the coding sequence ATGGAAATTCGTTTCAACAATCAAATTATGGATCTCTCTTTTCCACAGGTAATGGGTATCGTAAACATGACGCCAGATTCTTTTTCTGATGGCGGTAATTATAACAATCTTGATGATGCCATGCGTCGAGTTGATAATATGATACAAGCAGGCGCAACATTTATTGATATAGGGGGCGAATCAACTCGCCCTGGTGCAGCCTTCGTCTCAGTTGAAGAAGAATTAGATAGAGTTGTGCCTTTAGTTGAAAAAGTGGCTCGCTATTTTGATGTTTGGATTTCGGTTGATACCTCTAAGCCTCAAGTTATGACTGAATCAGCAAAAGCAGGAGCACATTTAATTAATGATATCCGAGCATTAACAGAATCTGGAGCAGTCGAAGCCGCAGCTCAAACAGGATTACCGGTTTGCATTATGCATATGCAAGGCGATCCCCAAACTATGCAAAATGCTCCGCATTATCAACAAGACATCTATCAAGAAGTTGATCAATTTTTTGCTCATCATATCAATCGTTGCATAAACGCAGGAATTGAACGAGAAAAAATTATTCTTGATCCGGGTTTTGGGTTTGGTAAAACATTGGCACACAATTATCGATTACTAGCAACACTTGAAAAATTTCATCACTTTCATTTACCGCTATTAGTTGGCATGTCTCGCAAATCCATGATTGGACAAGTATTAAATGTTTCGCCTAAAGAACGTATGTTAGGTAGCGTTTCTTGTGCAGTAATTGCAGCCATGAAAGGTGCGCAGATTATTCGAGTTCATGACGTAAAAGAAACCTTTGATGCACTGCGAATTGTGCAAGCCACTTTAGCTGAACAGGAA